In the genome of Streptomyces sp. SAI-127, the window CGGCAGCAGGTCGAGCACGTTCGGGGCGATCTCGATCTCGTGCAGGTCGACGCCGAACTGCTCGGCCACCTGCCGGGCATAGCGCAGGTCGTCCGGCATCGCCTCGAATTTGGCGTCCTCGGCGCGGAACCCGATCGTGTAGGCGGAGATCCCGGGATGGTCGCGGGCCGCCAGCGCGGTCAGGTAGCTGGAGTCGAGGCCGCCGGAAAGGAAGGTGGCGACGGGTACGTCGGAGAGCAGGTGGCGCCGGGTCGACTCCTCGACGACGGCGGCTATGTCCGGCTGCTCACCGGCCCGGGCCCGCTCCTGGCCCTCTGCGGCGACGTCCTTCAGGTTCCAGTACTGGCCGCGCTCCACCCGGCCGTCGGGGCGGCACCTGAGCCAGCTCCCCGGCGGCAGTTTCTCCGCTTCGCGGTACGCGCACCGTGAGTCGGGAACCCAGTAGTACAACAGGGAGGCCACCAGCGCCGCCTGGTCCACCTCCAGCGTCCCGCCGGTCGCGGCGGCGAGCGCCTTGAGCTCGGAGGCGAACACCAGGCCCCCGCCGCGCCGCAGCAGGAACAGCGGCTTGATGCCGAGCTGGTCGCGGGCGAGCACCAGTTCACCGGTTCGCTCGTCGAAGATCCCGAACGCGAACATGCCGCGCAGCCGGGGCAGGCAGTCCGTGCCCCAGCGCCGCCAGGCCTCGAGAAGCACCTCGGTGTCGGAGGTACCGCGGAAGCGCACCCCGGCGGCCGCCAGCTCGGCACGCAGTTCGGGCGCGTTGTACAGCTCGCCGTTGTACGTCAGGGCGAGGCCGTCCGACACCATCGGCTGGGCGCCCGTCTCGGACAGGTCGATGATGGCCAGCCGGCGGTGCCCGAGCTGGACTTCGCCGTCACCGACGGGGTGGCCGTAGCGGCCCGCCCCGTCCGGACCGCGGTGGGCGAGGGTGTCGGTGAGCCGGTCGGTCACGACCTTCCCGTCCGGCCATCGGTAAGTACCTGCGATGCCACACATGTCCTACCGCGCTTCCTGGTCGTTGTCCGGGCCCTGTGCGGCCCACACCGGCTCCCGCTCCAACCGCCGCCGGCCCGTCCCGTCCTGCCGGGACGGCCGCTCGCTCCGGCCGCGCAGCGCGGTGTGCAGGCCGTCCCACAGCGTGCCGTCGGTCCGGTCACGCGGATCGGGGTCGATCAGCACCACACCGATCACCGGGATGCGCTGGTCCGCGAGCTGCCGCGCCACGGTGTGCAGCCATGCGGCGCTGCCGTGCCCGGCGCGTACGACGAGCACGGTCTGGGTGCCGAGGTACTGCAGATCGGTCCACGCCGTGCCGGGCGCCACCGAGCCGACGCCGAGCCGGCTCTCCTGGGGTGGCACGGCCGCGGCGCGCTCGCCACTGACCACGGTGGGGTCTCCCGGCTTCGGGCGGTGGTTCGCGAGGTGCGGGCCGGGCAGACCGTCGATGACGACGACGGGCCCCTCCGCCGTCATCGCCCTGGCGAGGTCCAGGGCGATCACGCTCGCGCTGCGCGCACAGCCAAGTTCCAGCAGCGACACCGGTTCCGTGGAGTGGCGCACGGTGCGGGCGAGGGTCGCGGTGAGCCGTTCGCGTGCCGCCCGGGTCCGTCGGCGCCGCCCCGGCCTGCCCGACCGGCGGGGCAGCTCCGCGATGACCGAGGCGCCCAGGTTCGCCGCGATGTCCCGGCGCAGCACGGGGCGATCGGCCACCACAACACCGACCGCGGCCAGCGCGAGCCCGAGGACGAGCCCGAGGACGAGCCCGATCGCGGCGTCGGTGGCAGCCGACTTGGGCAGCGACTGCCGCACCGCGCGCGGGGCGTCCACGATCTGTGTGCCGGCGATGACGTTGGGCGTGCCGATGCGTGCCTCCGCGGCGCGCTGGTCGAAGTCGGCGATCCGCGAGTTGAGTTCGGCGCGGCGGGCGAAGAGCGACTCGATGCTCGCCGACGCCTGCGGGTCACTGTCCGGCGACCGGTTTCCGATCTCCTTGTTGACCTTGGCCAGTTCGCTCCGCATGCGGTCCCGCTGGTCGAGCAGGGCCTTGGCCTCGGCCTTCGCGGTGTCCCGCTCCCGCTTCACGTGGTCCGCGACGAACGCGTCGGCCAGCGCCTTGGCCCGGGCCACCGCGGCCGCGTCGCTGTCGCCCGTCACAGTGATCTGCAGCAGGTTGTTGGTCAAGCCGGTTCCCCGGTAGTCCCGCATGAAGTCCTCCGGTTTTTCCGGGGACTTGAGGGACTGCAGGGCCGATTCGGCGATCCGCGTGGTCTCCAGCAGCTGGACGTCGGTGCGGATCAGGGTTCCGGGGTCGTTCGGCTGGTCCTCCTCGTGCGCGACCAGCACCTTGGTCATCGCGGTCGGCGGCGACGGCATCAGGACCGCCACCGCTGCGCCGACCAGCAGTCCGAGCAGCGCCATGGCGGACCAGAGGCGACGGCGCCTGCGCACCGACACCACCAGGGCCTGCAGGTCGATGAGCGGAGTGGCAGCCGACGACTCCGTAGCTGTACTTGTCGTCACGCCGAGCCTCCCGTCGCGTGGCCGGGCATCGCGAGCGCCAGGGTGGCGTCGTCCGGAAGCTGGCCGGCAGACCGTGTGGGGCGGGCCTGGACCAGGCCGGCGACGACGACGCCTACGACCTCGTGCCTGCCGTCCGCGCACGCCTCGGCGATGCCGGCGAGCTCCTCCGCGGTCCAGCTGCCCGCGCTGAGAACGACCACGGCCCCGGACTCGTTGACTCGGTCCGGCACCGTCGGCCGGTCCACCGAGACGTCCACCATCCGCAGCAGCGGATCGCTCTTGCTCTCGGCGACGAGTTCTCCGGCGGCCCGGCGGGCGATCTCGTCGCCGTCCGGTACGACGACCAGCAGCCGCCGAGGGGCCGGCAGCTGTTCCCGGAGACGGGCGCACACCCGCCGGTAGCGAATCCGCCTGTCGGTCTCGTCGCCGGACCGCTGCGGGACGGGTAGGTCCCACCGGGTGTCGACGCCGAGGAGTCGGCGGATCCAGGCCCGTGGGCCCCCGCCTTCCGGCCGGTGCGCGTTCCGTTCACCGGGCACGTCGACGGTGCCGAGGACCGCCGAGCCCAGCGCCGCGGCGATCTCCGGTTCGGTGCGCAGTCGGCGATTCATCCGTGCGGCGACGAGATGGCCGACGACCGCGAGCAGGAAGAACAGCAGTGCCCCGGCGGCGATGAGCTGGACCCTCGTCGGGGGCGCCTCGCCGGTCGGGCGGGGTGCCGGGCCCATGACGACCATGCCGGCCTTGTTGGTCGCCGGGTCGGCCTGGTCCAGCTTCTGCATGGCATCCTCCAGCGAGGTGCGCAGGTTCTCGAGCGCGGTGCGGGCCTGGACGCTCTCCACGGTCTGCCCGGGATCGGCCGCCTCGGCCAGGTCGCTGATGCGGCGGTTGGTCTCCTCCACCTGCTGCCGCAGCGCCTCGGTGCCCGTGGCCGCGGAGTCGGTGCTGCCGCCCGAGACCCGCGCGGCGAACTTGACGAACTGCTGGGCGACCTGGTCGGAGAGCTGCTGGGCGCGCTTCGGGGTGTCGGCCGTACCCGAGATCTTGATGATGTTCCCGTCGGAGGCCTTGGCGCTCACGCGATCCCGCAGATCGATGCCGCTGACGCCGCTCCAGTCGAGAGCGGTGGCTGCCTGGTCCACCACCGTCGAACTGGTCGCGACGTCCACCTGGGTCAGCAGCTCGCGCTCCTCCCACTGCCCCGGCAACAGGACCGATGCCGACGCCGTGTATCGCGGCGGGAACACCACGGAGGTGCCGTAGCCGACGAGTGCGCCCACCAGGGCGAGGGTGGCGAGAAGGCGCCACCGCCGCCGGAGTATCCGCCCGATCGTGGCCAGGCGAATCGTGTCTTCGTTCAACGCCCAGGCCTCTTCCTCGTCCGGACCGCCTTGCCGGCCGACACCGGGGTGTCGCAGGCAGCGGCGTAGGCGGCGAGCAGCGAGGCTTGCGAGTTCCGCCAGGAGAGCGGACCGCTGATCCGCTCCTGGCCGATCTTGCCCATCCCGGCCCGCTTCTCCGGATCGTCGAGCAGCAGCGCGATGAGCTTGGCGAACTCGGCCTCGTCGTTGGCGGGCGCGTAGACGGCGGCCTCACCGGCGGAGACGCGCGCCTCCTTCAGGTCGAAGGAGACGATGGGACGGCCCATCGCCATGTACTCCAGGACCTTGTTCATGGTCGACACGTCATTGAGCGGATTGCGCGGGTCGGGAGAAAGGCACACGTCCGCGGTGGACAGGTAGCGCACCAGGTCGGCGTCCGGAATGCGCCCCGTGAACTGCACCTGCTCGGAGAGCCCGAGCTGCCGGGACAGCTCCACCATCGCGTCGAAGGCGTCGCCGGCGCCGACGAACACCGCGTGCCAGTCGGTCCGCCCGAACTCGTCACGCAGCTTCGCGAGGGCCCGCAAGGCGTAGTCGACGCCGTCCTGCGGGCCCATGACCCCGAGATAGCACAGCAGGTGAGGCTTGCCGCGCTTCAACTCCGGCTCGGGCGGCACCGGTTGGAACCGCTCGATCGCGGGTGCGCTGCGCACCACGAACACGTCCTCCGGCCGCCGGCCGCCACGGTGCATCGCGACGTCCCGGTAACTCTCGTTCGTGGCGAGGACGATGTCCGCGGCCCGGTAGGTCCGCCGTTCCAGCGCGCACACGGCGCGGTAGAGCAGGTCTTCGCCGCGGTCGAACCGGGAGAGGTACAGCTCCGGTACCAGGTCGTGCTGGTCGAAGACGAACCGCGCGCCGCGCCGCTTCAGCCACAGCGCCGGCAGGAACAGCAGGTCGGGCGGGTTGCAGGCGTGGACCACGTCGACCGGGCCGACCTTGCGGGCCAGCCGGGCCGTGTGCCACAGCGCCGATCCGTATTCCCGCAGGTAGCCGGCCGGTCCTCCGGTGGCCGCGCGCAACGGGTAGCGGTGGATCCGCACCCCGTCGATCAACGCCTCCGGCTCCGTGTCCCGTTTCTCCCCCCGGGGACAGATGACGTGCACTTCCCAGCCCGCGTCGCGCAGCGTCGTGCACTCCTGCCACACACGCCGGTCGAACGGCACCGACAGGTTCTCCACCAGGATCAGCGCGCGTCGGTTCGACCCGTCGCCGCTGATTGCGTTACCAAGCAAGGCCTATGTACCCCGGTTCGGTTCGACGCGTCTCGGCGTCGGGAAGGTGGATGAGGTCGACGATCACCGGGCCGTCCCCATGGGGCAGCGCCGACAGGACGGCCGGATCCTTGGTCCCGACCAGGCACACCTCGGCGTGGTCGAGCACCTCGTCGACGGAACTCGCCAGCAGCTGCGCGAGGTGCGGCAGCCGGGTCTCGATGTACTCGCGGTTCGCGCCGATCAGCCGGGAGAGGCTCACGTTGGCGTCGTAGATCCGCAGGTCGTAACCCTTGCCGAAGAGCCTCTCCGCCAGCTCGACGAGCGGGCTCTCGCGGAGGTCGTCGGTGCCGGGTTTGAAGGACAGCCCGAACAGGCCCACCCGGCGCTTGCCGGTGCGCTCGACCAGCTCCACCGCGCGCTGCAGATGCGCGGAGTTGGAGGGCAGCACATGGGCGAGGATGGGCACCGAGATGTCGGCCCGCTGTGCCGCGTGAACCAGACTGCGCAGGTCCTTGGGCAGGCAGGAGCCGCCGAAGGCGAAGCCGGGACGCAGGTAGGCGGGGCTGATGTTCAGCTTGCGGTCGGCCAGGAAGACGTCCATCACCTGGTGCGAGTCCACCCCGAGCGCCTGGCACACCGCGCCCAGTTCGTTCGCGAAGCCGATCTTGAGGCCGTGGAACGCGTTGTCCGCGTACTTGATGGCCTCGGCCGTAGGGACCGGGACCCGGAACACCTCGCCGGGCAGGCCGTCGTACAGGGCCATCACCGCGTCGCCGCTCGCCGGGTCGAGCTCGCCGATGACGGTCTTGGGCGGGTCGAAGAAGTCCCGCACGCTCGTGCCCTCGCGCAGGAACTCCGGGTTGACCGCGACCCCGATGTCCACCCCGGCCGTGCCGCCGACGTACTTCTCCAGGATCGGTACCAGCAGGTTCAGGCAGGTGCCCGGGAGCATGGTGCTGCGGAACACGACGGTGTGCCGCCCGCCCCGCTCTGCCAGCGCCGCGCCGATCTGCTCGGTGACCCGCTCCAGATACGTGGTGCACAGACTGCCGTTGGGCTCCGACGGGGTGCCCACGCAGACCAGCGACACCTCGCTGTCCATGATCGCCTCACGGACGTCGGCGGTGGCGCGCAGCGCTCCCGTCCGCACGACCTCGCTGATGAGTTCGCCGATCCGCTCCTCGACCACCGGGGCCTTGCCGTCGTTGACCAGGTCGACCTTCACCTGGTTGACGTCCACCCCGATGACCTCGTGGCCCATGCTGGCCAGGCACGCGGCTGAAACGCAGCCCACGTAGCCGAGCCCGAAAACGCTGACCTTCATGACGCGTCCCCTCCCCCAGGCAGGCCCTTGTGGCCTGCGGTTCGCGCGCCGACCGGTCGACGGCCCTCGCGCATCAGTACGCCCCCTGGCCGTGGAGCACCGCACGCAGCGTCTTCCACAAAATCACTGTGTCCAGGGCCAGCGACCAGTCCTCCACGTACCGCAGGTCGAGGCGGACCGCCTCGTCCCAGGGCAGGTCGCTGCGTCCGCTGATCTGCCACAGGCCGGTGAGCCCGGGCTTGACCAGCAGCCGCCGCCGGATGTCCGGGCCGTACGCGGCGGACTCCTCCGGCAGCGGAGGCCGCGGACCGACGAGCGACATCGATCCGGTCAATACGTTGAAAAGCTGCGGGAGTTCGTCGAGCGAGTACCGGCGCAGCACCGATCCCACCCGGGTCACCCGCGGATCCCGGCGGAGCTTGAACAGCAGCCCTGCGCCCTCGTTGCGGTCGGCCAGCTCGGCACGTGCCCTGTGGGCCCCGGCCACCATGGTGCGGAACTTGAGAATGGTGAACTCGCGGCCGTCCTTGCCGACCCTGCGCTGGCGGTAGAACGCTCCGCCCCGGCTGTCAGCCAGCACGAGCAGCGCGACGAGCACCATGAGCGGCGCGAACAGCATCAGCAGGATCGCCGCGCCCACCCGGTCGACGACCCCTTTGATCGCCCGGCGGCCCCCGGTGAAGGTCGGCATGCTGACCCGCAGCAGCGGGATCCCGAGCACCGCGTCGACGTGCAGGCGCGGGCCGGCCACCTCCATCAGCACGGGGGCGACGACCATCTCCGCATCGCTGCCTTCGAGGTTCCAGGCCAGCCGCTGCAGCCGGTCCGGTGACCAGTGCGGGTCCGGTGTGACCGCGACGACACGGTAGCCGTCGTGCTGGACGTGCTTGGCGACGTCTTCCAGCACGCCGATGACCCGCACACCGTCCAGTTCGTCCCCCTCGAGCCCGAGACCGTCCGTGGTGCACACCGCGTCCACCCGCCAGCCGAGGTGCGGGAACTTGCGGGTGCGGGCGATCAGGTCGCGCACGGTGGCCGGGCTTCCGGCAGCGAGCACCGGTCTCAGGCACCGTCCTTCCTTCCGCTGTTTGTGCAGCCTGAGGCGCAGCACATACCGCGCGGTCATGGTGACCAGCGCGATAGCGGGGATCGCGACGAAGATCCAGAGCTTGATGTTGCGTGAGGTGAGGGCGATCCCGCCGAGCGCCAGCACGACGGTCGCCGCGAACAGCGAGCGCCCCAACCGGCGGAATTCCTCGGCACCCTGGCCGAGCACGGCCGGAGCCCACGCCCGGCCCACCGCAAGCGCTCCCAGCACCAGCAGCTCGGTGCCGAACGCGAGTATCCCCCATTTCTCATGCCAGTTGGCCGCGTCCCGGGCTCCGAAGAAGTTGCCGATCCCCGCCACCACGAAGGCGGTGGCTGCGGTATCGCTGATGATCACTGTCCGGCGGTACCGCTGCTCCCAGTCGTTCGCCGACTGTCTGATCGCCCCATCCGTCAGACGCCCGTGCGCCGACGGAAAGGGGCTGACTATTTCCCCCTGCCGCACAGAACCCCCCCGGTCCCCAGTGGTACGACGTGGTTACCAGACACCGTTCCTCCCCCCGGGAGGCCCCCGCCTCCCGCAAAGTTCCTCCCCTCGCAGGGCCCCCCGCCCCGCGCCGCGCTGTTCCTCTCCCGGGAGGCTCCGCCCCCCGCGCATGACATGCCGGACACTTCAGCGCTAGGTGATCAACTCACCCTGGCGGCAGCGGACTTGGACGTCCCGCCGGCCTCTCGAGTTGCGCCGGAACCCACGAAATCCTCGGATGCTCCCCGCACCCGAAGCCCCCCTCGGGCTCCAAAAAACTGATCACCCCCGAGCCTGCGCCGAGACGTTTCTGCTCAACGTCCGCAGCACTGGACCCATAGATCACCATTTGTCGCTCGTGTCCCAGCATGGGCAGCAAGGTCAATCTAGACCATCGACACCCGTCTGCAGAGGGGGATGTGTGGAATATGTGCTTACGATTTGGAGATGGGACAATCGAGCCATCAGCGCAGCAGGTGATTCGGCCACGAAAGCAGGCCCCCTGACCTGCGGTGACAGGAGTCTCGGGTTGCAGGACGGCGTCCCGCGGGGTGACCGCCGAGTGGCGCAGCCGGTTCAACTCGCCTCAGCAGAGGGCCTCGTGGACGGCCGCACGCGGCAGCCGAAGGCCGGAGACGGCTCATACGAAAAGGGCCCCCGCAGGCTTCCGCCCGCGAAGACCCTTCGACCGTCGGGACGACAGGATTTGAACCTGCGACCCCTTGACCCCCAGTCAAGTGCGCTACCAAGCTGCGCCACGTCCCGGCCGCGTCTCCCACGTGTGCTCCGTGTGATCGCGCAGGTAGACCCTACCTCACAGGCGCGGCCGGACCGGCTGGCGGAAGGTCAGCCCCGGGTGGCGGCGGGCTCGCGAAGTTCCGTGGTTCCGGTGACGACCCGGCGCCCGGTCCGCCGTACCGGAACCAGCAGGGCCGCCATCGCCGCCGCCAGGCACAGCACCGCCAGCAGGGTGAAGCCGTGGGTGTAGCCGGACTCGTACGGCAGTCCCGAGGACTGCAGATGCCCCGTGACCAGGACGCTGGTGACGGCCGCGCCGATGGAGCCGCCGATGGTGCGGATGTTGGCGTTCATGCCGGTCGCGGCGCCGGTCTGGTCGGCCGGAACGCTGCCCACGATCAGGTTGGCCATGGAGGCGAAGGCGAGCCCGATGCCGAGGCCGAAGAGGCCCGCGACCACGGCGATCTGCCACTGCTCGTCGTGCCAGAGGGCGAGGAAGCCGCAGGCCACCGCGCCCAGCGCGGCACCGGTCACCAGAAGGGACTTGGCGCCGACGACCGGCTCCAGACGGCCGCTGAGCACCCCGGAGAAGAACATCGCCACCAGCATCGGCAGCATGAGCAGCCCGGCGGCGGTGACGCTCGCGCCGAAGCCGTACCCGGCCGACGACGGCGTCTGGACGAAGCCCGGCAGGAAGGACCAGATCGAGTACATCCCGGCACCGAAGAGCAGCGCCGCGGCGTTGGTGGTCCAGACGGCGGGCAGGCGCATCACCTTCAGGTCGATCAGCGGGCTGCGGGAGCGGGCCTCGGAGTACAGCCACAGCGCGAACAGCACGACGGCCGCGCCGAACAGACCGAGCACCCGGGCCGAGCCCCAGCCCCACCTGCCCGCCTGGCTGAGCGGCAGCAGCAGCGCGACCAGCCACGCGGACAGCAGGACGGCACCGAGCCAATTGACGTTCCCCTTCGCCCTGTTGGGCGACTCGGGTACATACCGTACGGCGATGAGCGTGGCGGCGATCACGATGGCGACCGGGATCCAGAACAGCCAGCGGTAGTCGAGCGCGGTCACGATGGGACCGGCCGCGACCATGCCGACGCCGCCGCCGGCGGCGATCACGGCGGAGAGGTTGCTGATGGAGCCGCTCACCTCGGACACGGCGAACTCGTCCCGGATGATGCCGAAGGAGAGCGGGAAGAGGGCGCCGCCGACGCCCTGGACGACCCGGGCGACGATGAGTACGCCGATGCTCGGCGCGAGCGCGGCGAGGAGACAGCCGGCCGCCACGGTCACGAGGACGGCGACGAGCGTGCGCTTCTTTCCGATCAGGTCGCCGACGCGGCCGAGGATCGGCGTGAAGATCGAGGCGGACAGCAGATACGCGGTCATCACCCAGGTCACGGTGGACTGCGAGGTGTGCAGTGCGTGCTGGACGGTCGGCAGGGCCGGCGCGATCAGCGACTGGAGCATGGAGAACACGCCGGCACCGGTCGCGAGGACCGCGAAGGTGAGACGGGTGGACTTGCGGGGCATGAAGAGCCTCTCCGAACACAGAGTGCGGCCGGAGCCTCGTGGGAAGCGGTCGCGGAAAGGACGATGGAGGCACCTCGACTGCTAAAGTGGAGGTACGCCTCCACTCTAGCGGAGGCGCACCTCCGCTTCAACCCGTACCGGAGGTCCACCTCCGTTTCACCCCCGGGAGGCAGCAGTGACCGCGCCGTCGTTCCCCGTCACCGAGATCGTCGCGTCCCGCCGGCCCCATCGGAAGGACGCCGCCCGCAACTACGACGCCCTGCTGGCCGCCGCCCGTGAGGCGTTCGCGGAGCACGGGGCGGAGGCCTCCCTGGAGGACATCGCGCGCCGGGCGGGCGTGGGCATCGGCACGCTGTACCGGAACTTCCCCACCCGCCGCCACCTCTTCGAGACGGTCTACGCGGACGAGGTGAACACCCTGGTGCAGGTCGCTCAGGACCTCGCCGACCAGGAGCCCTGGCAGGCCCTCACGGCCTGGCTCGACCGGTTCGCGGGCTACATGGTGACCAAGCGGGCCGTCCGCGAGGCCCTCAACGACGAGTCGGAGATCTTCGCGGCCTGCCGGGAGTCGATGTACGCGGCGGGCGGCCCGTTGTTCGAGCGGGCACAGGAGGCGGGTCAGGCGCGGCGGGACATGGACTTCGTGGACCTGCTGCGGATGGTCGCCGGCATCACGGCGACGGCCTTCGACGACGACGTCCAGCGCGATCGGGTGTTGTCGATCGCGCTGGACGGGGTTCGCGTGTCGCACTGAGCCGGGGCGCGCACCCGGGCTGACGCCGCCGCAGATGCTGAACGGCCCCGGCCGGGTCAGTGCGCGGCGACCAGTTCCCGCTCGCTGTCAGCGGCCGTGTGCTTGGGGCTGCGCAGGGCTGCGATGCCGATGAAGACCATGGACGACAGACCGGCGATGGCGAAGGCGGTGAAGCCCCAGTCGCCGTTGCCCGAGGCGAGGAGCCGGCCGCCGAGCCACGGACCGAAGACGGCGCCGAAGCGGCCCATGCCGGAGGTCCAGCCGACCGCGGTGGCGCGGTTGTCCGCGTTGGAGCGGATCGAGACCGTCGCGTAGATCATCGTCTGGGCACTGTTGAGGAAGACGCCCGTGAAGAAGACGACGATCATCGTCACGGTCATGTCCATGTGGATGCTCAGCAGGAAGACACCGGCGGCGGTGAGCGCGAACCAGAGCGCGGAGATACGCGGGGCGGTGAAGCGGTCGGCGGCCCGGCCCGCGACCAGCATGCCCACGATGCCGCCGAGGTTGAAGACGACCACGAAGGACAGGGCGGAACCCAGCTCGTAGCCCTCGGCGCGCATCAGGGTGGGCAGCCAGGTGGCGACGCCGTAGACGAGGAGCAGACCGCCGAAGGAGGCCACCCAGTGGAGCAGGGTCTGGATCCGCTCATTGCCGCGTAAGAGGTTCGCCAGGTTGGTCCAGGGGTCACCGGCGCCGCCGGTCCTGACGGCCGGCACCTCGACGTCGTACCGCTCGGCCAGCGCCCTGGCCTCCTCGCCGCGGCCCTTGGCGACCAGGAAGCTCAGTGATTCGGGCAGGAACTTCGCCAGCACCGGGGCGAAGAGCAGCAGGAGCACGCAGACCCAGAAGGCGGCACGCCGGCCGACGGGGTCGATGAGCCACTTGGCGAGGTAGGCGGAGAGGATGCCGCCCGCGTGGTGGGCGGTCATCAGCAGACCGATGACGATGGCGCCGCGGCCGCGCGGGGCGTAGTCCGAGACCATGCTGATCGCGGTCGGCAGCAGGCCGCCGAGGCCGACGCCCGCCAGGGTCCGGCCGAGGCCGAAGACCGTGACGCTGTCGGCCAGCGCGCACAGGCCGGAGGCCAGCGAGAAGAGGATCACGCAGGAGACCATCAGCTTCTTGCGCCCGATCCGGTCGGCGATCGTGCCGGCGACGAGGGCGCCGACCAGCATGCCGGAGGTGGCGTAGCTGCCGAGGTCGCCGGCCTGGTCCGCGGTGAGGCCGAAGGTCCTGGTCTCCAGCAGGTGCGGCAGCACCGAGCCGTAGATGAACATGTCGAGCCCGTCGAAGAGCACGGCCAGCCAGCACAGACCGACGACCAGGAGGGCCGGCCTGCTGCCGCGGGCGGACAGGAGCGGGGAGGGGTGGCTCCGGACGCGTCAGCCGACCGGCGGCGTCCCGTGCGTGTGGAACGACTCGATGGTCTTCAGTCCCCAGGCCTGCCCCTTCTTCCGCTCCTCCTCGGTCCAGGTGACGAGCGGCCAGTCGGGCGCCAGCACCAGCCGGGTGAGCGGGTTGCACAGCTCGATGCGGTTGCCGCCGGGCTCGTAGACGTACAGGAAGAACGTCTGCTGGATGGCGTGCTTGTGGGGACCCGTCTCGATGAACACGCCGGTGTCGATGGCGAGATCGGCCGCGCGCAGGATGTCCTCGCGGGTGTCGGTCGCGAAGGCGATGTGGTGCAGCCGTCCCTCGCTGCCGGTCCAGTCCGAGGTGTAGACGACGTCGTACGACTTGTTCGTGTACGTCAGCCAGCGCGCCGCGATCTTCCCGCTGTCCAGCCGGATCTGCTCGGTGGGCCGGGCGCCGAGGACGTCCTGCTGGAACTCGGCGTTGGCGAGCACGTCGGCGGCGAGGAAGTTGATGTGGTCCAACCGCCGTACGCCCACTCCCCTGTTGGGCTTGGCCTGCGGCTGGTTCTTCAGCGCCGGCCGGAGTTCCTCGGGGGCCCGGTAGTACTCGCTCTCCCAGTAGAGGGCGTGCTCATGGCCGTCCGGGTCGGTGGTGACGTACAGCTTGCCCAGGCCGGGTTCGTCCTCGACCCACCTGCCCGTGCCGCCCGACTCCTCGACTGCCTTG includes:
- a CDS encoding nucleotide sugar dehydrogenase, whose product is MKVSVFGLGYVGCVSAACLASMGHEVIGVDVNQVKVDLVNDGKAPVVEERIGELISEVVRTGALRATADVREAIMDSEVSLVCVGTPSEPNGSLCTTYLERVTEQIGAALAERGGRHTVVFRSTMLPGTCLNLLVPILEKYVGGTAGVDIGVAVNPEFLREGTSVRDFFDPPKTVIGELDPASGDAVMALYDGLPGEVFRVPVPTAEAIKYADNAFHGLKIGFANELGAVCQALGVDSHQVMDVFLADRKLNISPAYLRPGFAFGGSCLPKDLRSLVHAAQRADISVPILAHVLPSNSAHLQRAVELVERTGKRRVGLFGLSFKPGTDDLRESPLVELAERLFGKGYDLRIYDANVSLSRLIGANREYIETRLPHLAQLLASSVDEVLDHAEVCLVGTKDPAVLSALPHGDGPVIVDLIHLPDAETRRTEPGYIGLAW
- the asnB gene encoding asparagine synthase (glutamine-hydrolyzing) yields the protein MCGIAGTYRWPDGKVVTDRLTDTLAHRGPDGAGRYGHPVGDGEVQLGHRRLAIIDLSETGAQPMVSDGLALTYNGELYNAPELRAELAAAGVRFRGTSDTEVLLEAWRRWGTDCLPRLRGMFAFGIFDERTGELVLARDQLGIKPLFLLRRGGGLVFASELKALAAATGGTLEVDQAALVASLLYYWVPDSRCAYREAEKLPPGSWLRCRPDGRVERGQYWNLKDVAAEGQERARAGEQPDIAAVVEESTRRHLLSDVPVATFLSGGLDSSYLTALAARDHPGISAYTIGFRAEDAKFEAMPDDLRYARQVAEQFGVDLHEIEIAPNVLDLLPKMTHHLDEPIGDPAAINTFLICSAAREAGVKVMLSGMGADELFAGYRKHLANLLALRYQRVPRPLRRGVSAAVGRMPVATSRRGLRSVRFAKRFLSFADLPEETAFRRSYTMYDQDELLALVDPDLAGTVDDVLTEHADIYRDNDLDDFVNRMCLGDARMFLPGLNLAYTDRSSMAASTEVRVPYVDVEVVKAAFAVPGDRKIVGRQGKAVLKEAATSILPREIVYRPKGLFSAPLRAWMSRDLAPLVREVVNDGVLVNSGILRRDALARMVAQDAAGQQDFSKHLWHVLTLEYWYRDATSGSGQSQAA
- a CDS encoding Wzz/FepE/Etk N-terminal domain-containing protein, encoding MTTSTATESSAATPLIDLQALVVSVRRRRRLWSAMALLGLLVGAAVAVLMPSPPTAMTKVLVAHEEDQPNDPGTLIRTDVQLLETTRIAESALQSLKSPEKPEDFMRDYRGTGLTNNLLQITVTGDSDAAAVARAKALADAFVADHVKRERDTAKAEAKALLDQRDRMRSELAKVNKEIGNRSPDSDPQASASIESLFARRAELNSRIADFDQRAAEARIGTPNVIAGTQIVDAPRAVRQSLPKSAATDAAIGLVLGLVLGLALAAVGVVVADRPVLRRDIAANLGASVIAELPRRSGRPGRRRRTRAARERLTATLARTVRHSTEPVSLLELGCARSASVIALDLARAMTAEGPVVVIDGLPGPHLANHRPKPGDPTVVSGERAAAVPPQESRLGVGSVAPGTAWTDLQYLGTQTVLVVRAGHGSAAWLHTVARQLADQRIPVIGVVLIDPDPRDRTDGTLWDGLHTALRGRSERPSRQDGTGRRRLEREPVWAAQGPDNDQEAR
- a CDS encoding glycosyltransferase family 4 protein gives rise to the protein MLGNAISGDGSNRRALILVENLSVPFDRRVWQECTTLRDAGWEVHVICPRGEKRDTEPEALIDGVRIHRYPLRAATGGPAGYLREYGSALWHTARLARKVGPVDVVHACNPPDLLFLPALWLKRRGARFVFDQHDLVPELYLSRFDRGEDLLYRAVCALERRTYRAADIVLATNESYRDVAMHRGGRRPEDVFVVRSAPAIERFQPVPPEPELKRGKPHLLCYLGVMGPQDGVDYALRALAKLRDEFGRTDWHAVFVGAGDAFDAMVELSRQLGLSEQVQFTGRIPDADLVRYLSTADVCLSPDPRNPLNDVSTMNKVLEYMAMGRPIVSFDLKEARVSAGEAAVYAPANDEAEFAKLIALLLDDPEKRAGMGKIGQERISGPLSWRNSQASLLAAYAAACDTPVSAGKAVRTRKRPGR
- a CDS encoding Wzz/FepE/Etk N-terminal domain-containing protein; this translates as MNEDTIRLATIGRILRRRWRLLATLALVGALVGYGTSVVFPPRYTASASVLLPGQWEERELLTQVDVATSSTVVDQAATALDWSGVSGIDLRDRVSAKASDGNIIKISGTADTPKRAQQLSDQVAQQFVKFAARVSGGSTDSAATGTEALRQQVEETNRRISDLAEAADPGQTVESVQARTALENLRTSLEDAMQKLDQADPATNKAGMVVMGPAPRPTGEAPPTRVQLIAAGALLFFLLAVVGHLVAARMNRRLRTEPEIAAALGSAVLGTVDVPGERNAHRPEGGGPRAWIRRLLGVDTRWDLPVPQRSGDETDRRIRYRRVCARLREQLPAPRRLLVVVPDGDEIARRAAGELVAESKSDPLLRMVDVSVDRPTVPDRVNESGAVVVLSAGSWTAEELAGIAEACADGRHEVVGVVVAGLVQARPTRSAGQLPDDATLALAMPGHATGGSA